The DNA segment ACCTTCCTCATCATAGAAGCGGGCATCATACTGGAAATTGATTTCAAAAATGCTTTCCGGACCATATTCGCCATCAATGGTGAAAAGATGATAATAAACCGGATCCAGGCTGTATTTCCTGCTGTCGATGATTTTTTTAGTCCAGGTTTCTGTTTCTGTAAATTTTCCCTGCATCAGGTAAACTCTGGCCAGTAAGGCCTGTGCAGCACCTTTAGTGGCGCGACCATAATCGGCTTTATCCTGGGCATCCCTGTTAGGAAGGTTCGGTTCAGCTTCCAGCAAGTCTTTTTCAATCTGACTGTAGATTTCCTGTTTTGAATTCCTGGGGATATTGTAATCGCTTAATTTTTCCTGAAGCATCAGTGGAACCCCTCCGAAAATTTGTACCAGATTGAAATAATAATAGGCGCGTAGAAATTTGCCTTCCGCTACGTAAGTACTTTTTGTCGCCTCGTCCATGCCTTGCACGAGTGGTGATTTTTCGACAACAAGGTTGCTGGCATGAATTCCCTGATACAAAGTAGACCAGGCATTTTCAAAAAATGGATTGGTAGAGTTGGCTACAAAATATTCTACCTGGATCATATCCGGGTTGTCGCCTCCGTTTGCGCGGGTATCATCAGAACAGACATCTCCAAATACCCACCTTACATAACCGGGGTAATTGGTCCGGTAGTTAGATTGCAGGGTTTTATAAGCGGCAATCAATCCTTGTCTGGCGGTAGCAGGAGTGGTAAAGAAAGTTGCGGTGGTTTGTCTGCCTTGCGGCTCAATTTCCAGGAGTTTTTTACATCCGGAAAAAGTAAGTACAAATAGCAGCAGGCAAGTGGTAAGTATAAATTTCATCTCTTTTTTTATTTGAATAGGTTAATTTTTAAAAACTGACATTCAGACCTGCAGAAAAAGTACGCGGTCTTGGATAGTAAGCCCTGTCTATCCCTACATCAAGCGGATCTCCATCATTACCATCGCGCATTCCAACTTCCGGGTCATATCCGTCGTATTTTGTGAACGTGAGCAGGTTTTCGGCACCTAAATAAAAGCGGATCCTGCTGATTCCCAGTTTTTCCAGTGGTGATTTGGGTAGGGAATAACCGAGTTGCAGACTGTTGATGCGAAGGAAAGCACCACTTTGGATCCATCGGTTTGAAGGACGCATATTGTTGTTGGGATCCAGAATGTTTACCCTGGGCTCTGTATTGGTGGAACCCTCGCCAGTCCAGGATTTCAGCTTATCCGGCGCATAGTAATTGGAGATGCCTGAAGCATTACTGCTGTGTTTCCAGGCAGTATAGATTTGGTTGCCTCCACGTCCGTTGATGCCGATGGCCAGGTCTATGTTTTTGTAGAAGAAGTTGGCGGAAAAACCATAGGTATATTTTGCCCAGGGACTCCCGATATAGGTCTGGTCTTTATCATCCACTATCCCATCGCCGTTAAGGTCTTTAAAACGAATATCGCCAGGTGCTGCACCCGGTTGTTTTGCTGCCTGGTTAATTTGTTGCTGATTTTGAAAAATGCCATCGGTTACGTAACCATAAAATGAACCGATTGGATGTCCTACTGCTGTTTTACTGACATCCACACCACTGCTGATCTCTCCGGCATAAAAGGCAGCTCCATCGTTGGTCAGACTGGTGACCTCGTTATGGTTAAGTGCAAAATTGGCGGACAATTCATAACTGAAATCACGGCTTTTATCGCTGCGGTAACCCATCGTGAATTCAAAACCCTTGTTCAGCACGTTTCCTCCGTTTACAAAAGGCGCTTCCCTAACACCTACAGAGGCAAGGATGGGCAACTGGATCAATATTCCGGTCGTGACACGGTGATAATAATCTGCGGCAAAAGTAATGCGGTTCTCAAACAGGGAGGCGTCAATCCCGAAGTCCGTTTCCTCCGTACTTTCCCATTTCAGGTCGGGGTTTCCAATGCTGGATGGAGTGGCACCAAGGTGTATCACTTGTCCATTGCCTGCACCAAATGGATAAGGGATGTTTACTTTCAGGGTAGACACTGTGGCACTGGTAGATAAAGAACCTGCATTTCCAAGTGCACCCCATCCGCCACGCAGTTTGAGGTCATTCAGAAAGCTAATGTTTTTTAGGAAAGGCTCATTAGACAAACGCCATCCGAGGGAGAAAGAAGGGAAGGTTCCAAAGCGGTTATTGGCACCGAACTTTGAGGAACCATCCCTGCGAAGATTCACTGTAGCCAGGTAGGTGTTTTTATAATCATAATTTAACCGGCCATAATAGGATACCATACCCCATTCATCACCGCCACCACCAACTGACATCCCGGAAGAAGCAAGATCAAGATATTGAAGAGAAGGGGTAATGGAAGCATCTGCGGGTAAATTTTGACCATAGGCGCGAATAAAAGATTCGAAAGAATGCTGACCAGTGAAGCCAAGCAAACCCTCAATACGGTGATCTCCGAAAGTACGGTTATAGTTAAGGGTATTTTCCCAGGCCCATTGCGTATGATTCGAAGCTGTTTCCTCCAGGCTGCTCACATCTTCCTTCTGAGAATTGCTGACGAAATAAACGGGGGTATAAGACCGTGACCGACCATTGCCTACGGTGATGTTAAACTGGGATTTGAAATTCAGGCCCTTAAAAAGATCTGCCTGCCCATATACGGAACCGGCCAGTTGCCAATCCTTTTCCAGGTGTTGTATGTTTTCTACCGCAGCTACAGGGTTGTAGGTGTTCGCAAAAGGAGAAACGCCATAACTTCCGTCAGGATTTTTTACCGGAACAGTGGGCGACATTTGCAGGGCAGTGGCGATGATCCCCCTCGAGTCGCTGTTATAGTCGGATACATTGTTTTGAGTCGTATAGGCATAATTGAAATTCTCGCCGAACTTTAACCATTTTTTCATTTGATGTGCAGAATTGAGAGAGAAGCCCAGTTTGCTGTAATCTGTTCCGATCAGCATCCCTTTCTGTTTTAAATAACTTCCGCTTAAGCGATAAACATCCCCATCCTTACCACCGGATAAGGCCATGCCGTACTTGTTGATTGGTGCGTTTCGGAAAATCGCATGCTGCCAGTCTGTTCCCTTTCCATAGCTTGAAGGATCTTGGAAAGCAGGCTTTTGTCCGCCGGCTACCAATGCCTGGTTGTAATATTTTGCATAGGTTGCAGCATCGGTTAATTCCAGTTTTTTATATAAGGTTTGAATTCCGGTAAAAACATTCAGGTCTGTTTTTATGGCACCGTTGCTTCCTTTTTTTGTCGTGACCAATACCACACCATTGGCTCCTCTGGAGCCGTAGATGGCTGCTGCGGATGCACTTTTGAGGATTTCGATAGATTTGATGTCTTGTGGATCCAGGTTGTTAATGTTGCTGAAGGGGTTGCCATCCACTACATAAAGTGGCTCACTGTTGTTGATGGTTCCTACACCGCGGACGCGGATCATCATTCCTGCCCCCGGAGTTCCGGAATTATTGGAAACACTCAAACCTGCTACTTTGCCGGTCAGCGCCTGGTCAAGGCTTCCTATAGAGCGGTTTTCAATCTGATCGCCGGAAATGGAACCTACAGAACCGGTAATGTCTCTTTTGGCCTGACTGCCATAGCCAACCACAACGATCTCGTTGAGCTGCTCGTTATTTCCTTCCAATCGGACAAGGATAGAATTGGTTTCTCCGGGTTTGATCACAAAGTTATGTTCTGTGTATTTCTGGAAACCTACGGAGGAAAAGATAATGTCGTAACTGGCACCTGTTTTCAGTCCGCTCAGCTGGAATTTTCCTTTGTCGTTGGTGATGGTGTTCGATGTTTTCTGTATGCCATTTGTGCTGGCGACCACCGTAACACCGGGCAGGATTTTTCCCTTGGTATCTGTGACCATCCCATTAAGTTGTCCATCGTTTTGTTGCGCCCTGATCGTTACTGCCGTTAAGAGCAGCAAACAGATCAAGAGCAGTTTAGTGATAAAAAATTGTGTTGGTTTCATTTTTATGCATTTGTTTGTTTAAAAATCTGGGGCATAGCTCTCCTTTACCGCAAGCCTTGTGGTGTGCAGATCTGGTGGCTGGGCGAATTAATTTCTTGGTTTTCTGATCGTAATTTGGTTGTTCTGTTCCGTAAATTCCAGTCCGTTCATCGTACATAGGATATTCAGAATATCTTTCAGTTCGTCGGATGGAAGCACTTTTCCGGTGAAGGAAAGTCCCTTTAGCTCCTCTGGGTTATAGTGGATGCGGATGTGGTAATGCTTTTCCAGACCATTGAGTACCAGGGCCAGTTTCTCTTGTCTAAATTCAAGGGTTGAAAGTGGAAGTTGTACCGAGCTGGCAGGGCTAGCTGGTGTTTGTTTTTTGCTGAGCGTTAACAAGCCGTTTGTATGGTTAACCTGCAGCTGCTCTCCTGGTTTAAGGTAAGTGTCTTTCATTTTGAATTTCCCATGTTCAGCAGCATGCACTACTACCCGGCCATCGATCAGTTTTACTATCACATGGTTTTTTCTATGGGTACTCACTTTAAATCTCGTTCCCAATGCGGTGGTTACCACCTGACCTGCATAGACTGAAAAAGGATGGGACGGATCTTTGGCGACTTTAAAATCTGCTTTTCCATCGAGCTGGATTTTTCTGGTTTTTGTTCCGTAATCCGCAGCATGCTGCATGCTGCTGTTTGGAGAAAGTAGAACGATGGAGCCATCTGGAAGGACAATCCGGATATCCTTTTGCTGATGGTTCGCATAATATTTTCCTTCCACCTGTTTGCGGAGACTCAGCACAGGTTTTAATTCAGGCTGAACTTGCTGATGACGGTACATCGCAAAAATGGCAGCAAAAGCAATCAATAATAAACAGGCAGCCCATTTTAAGAGCGGACGAAGACGGAACTTAGGTGTCTCTTTAGGGTTGATCTTCAATTGAAGTGCTTTTAGAATCCTGAAGGAGGATGCAGGATCGATTTTTTGGGAGACGATTCCTGAAGTCAGCATGGCTTCATAATCTGTTTTTAGCTGTTGCTGAAGCTCAGGCTCTTTTTCTGAAAGTGATGTATTCAGGTTATTGATGCCTTGCTGATCCAGCTCTGCTTTCCAAAATTTTTCTATAGTGTCCTTTATATCTGCCATCTGATATAAATACGCGGGATCTTTATTTTGGGGGTGCCTGCAGGTGTTATGGAATTATTAATAAAGTGTTAAAATTACAGCGAGGCCTATGGCTTGGTTTAAATGAGTTTTTGAAAGCACATATTCCCTGATGAATCTTTTTGAATGTTTAAGGTAATCCTTGACAGATGCGGTAGAGAGACCGAGGATTTTTGCCACCTCTTCCTGTGATTTTCCTTCAAAATGACAAAGCCTGAATACTTTTTGCCGTTGAGGGGGTAAGGCAATTACTGCTTCTTCCAGAATTTTTAACTGCGACTCATAGACGGCCTCGTTCAGAAAGATTTCTTCAGAAATGTCATCGTAAGCGTCATAGTTTTCTATATAATCTACGGCTTCTTTAACTTTTTTT comes from the Pedobacter sp. FW305-3-2-15-E-R2A2 genome and includes:
- a CDS encoding RagB/SusD family nutrient uptake outer membrane protein; this translates as MKFILTTCLLLFVLTFSGCKKLLEIEPQGRQTTATFFTTPATARQGLIAAYKTLQSNYRTNYPGYVRWVFGDVCSDDTRANGGDNPDMIQVEYFVANSTNPFFENAWSTLYQGIHASNLVVEKSPLVQGMDEATKSTYVAEGKFLRAYYYFNLVQIFGGVPLMLQEKLSDYNIPRNSKQEIYSQIEKDLLEAEPNLPNRDAQDKADYGRATKGAAQALLARVYLMQGKFTETETWTKKIIDSRKYSLDPVYYHLFTIDGEYGPESIFEINFQYDARFYDEEGSGDGDGRTRGPLSYGWGYDAPTQDLVDAFEPMDPRKKATVYKTGDILPDGTIADVGTSPTGYLCTKYLILKNEMPDQPKSSGKDQNVFRLGHILLWYAEAANENGRPNEALNALNEVRKRAREGNNQILPDVTTLDKSQLREAIWKEQRVEYATEVFRFFDLLRTNRAAKVLGDYAKKYNDQKGREFKASINELFPVPQSQINLSRGVLKQNPGY
- a CDS encoding TonB-dependent receptor, with amino-acid sequence MKPTQFFITKLLLICLLLLTAVTIRAQQNDGQLNGMVTDTKGKILPGVTVVASTNGIQKTSNTITNDKGKFQLSGLKTGASYDIIFSSVGFQKYTEHNFVIKPGETNSILVRLEGNNEQLNEIVVVGYGSQAKRDITGSVGSISGDQIENRSIGSLDQALTGKVAGLSVSNNSGTPGAGMMIRVRGVGTINNSEPLYVVDGNPFSNINNLDPQDIKSIEILKSASAAAIYGSRGANGVVLVTTKKGSNGAIKTDLNVFTGIQTLYKKLELTDAATYAKYYNQALVAGGQKPAFQDPSSYGKGTDWQHAIFRNAPINKYGMALSGGKDGDVYRLSGSYLKQKGMLIGTDYSKLGFSLNSAHQMKKWLKFGENFNYAYTTQNNVSDYNSDSRGIIATALQMSPTVPVKNPDGSYGVSPFANTYNPVAAVENIQHLEKDWQLAGSVYGQADLFKGLNFKSQFNITVGNGRSRSYTPVYFVSNSQKEDVSSLEETASNHTQWAWENTLNYNRTFGDHRIEGLLGFTGQHSFESFIRAYGQNLPADASITPSLQYLDLASSGMSVGGGGDEWGMVSYYGRLNYDYKNTYLATVNLRRDGSSKFGANNRFGTFPSFSLGWRLSNEPFLKNISFLNDLKLRGGWGALGNAGSLSTSATVSTLKVNIPYPFGAGNGQVIHLGATPSSIGNPDLKWESTEETDFGIDASLFENRITFAADYYHRVTTGILIQLPILASVGVREAPFVNGGNVLNKGFEFTMGYRSDKSRDFSYELSANFALNHNEVTSLTNDGAAFYAGEISSGVDVSKTAVGHPIGSFYGYVTDGIFQNQQQINQAAKQPGAAPGDIRFKDLNGDGIVDDKDQTYIGSPWAKYTYGFSANFFYKNIDLAIGINGRGGNQIYTAWKHSSNASGISNYYAPDKLKSWTGEGSTNTEPRVNILDPNNNMRPSNRWIQSGAFLRINSLQLGYSLPKSPLEKLGISRIRFYLGAENLLTFTKYDGYDPEVGMRDGNDGDPLDVGIDRAYYPRPRTFSAGLNVSF
- a CDS encoding FecR family protein, which translates into the protein MADIKDTIEKFWKAELDQQGINNLNTSLSEKEPELQQQLKTDYEAMLTSGIVSQKIDPASSFRILKALQLKINPKETPKFRLRPLLKWAACLLLIAFAAIFAMYRHQQVQPELKPVLSLRKQVEGKYYANHQQKDIRIVLPDGSIVLLSPNSSMQHAADYGTKTRKIQLDGKADFKVAKDPSHPFSVYAGQVVTTALGTRFKVSTHRKNHVIVKLIDGRVVVHAAEHGKFKMKDTYLKPGEQLQVNHTNGLLTLSKKQTPASPASSVQLPLSTLEFRQEKLALVLNGLEKHYHIRIHYNPEELKGLSFTGKVLPSDELKDILNILCTMNGLEFTEQNNQITIRKPRN
- a CDS encoding sigma-70 family RNA polymerase sigma factor → MSSLFIGDIQEDTLVFDRIYDQYHQVIYANIFKLIKSEAIAEDILQDVFFSLWENRMKIDIQKSVSGWLFIVSYNKSLSILRKKVKEAVDYIENYDAYDDISEEIFLNEAVYESQLKILEEAVIALPPQRQKVFRLCHFEGKSQEEVAKILGLSTASVKDYLKHSKRFIREYVLSKTHLNQAIGLAVILTLY